One genomic window of Corythoichthys intestinalis isolate RoL2023-P3 chromosome 18, ASM3026506v1, whole genome shotgun sequence includes the following:
- the LOC130906477 gene encoding gap junction beta-1 protein-like gives MSWASFYAVISGINRHSTGIGRIWLSVLFIFRITVLVVAAESVWGDEKSGFTCNTQQPGCNSVCYDHFFPISHIRLWALQLILVSTPALLVAMHVAHRRHVDKRLYKLSGKSNPKELEQIKSQKIKISGALWWTYVISLVFRVTFEVVFMYVFYMIYPGYKMIRLVKCDSYPCPNTVDCFVSRPTEKTVFTVFMLAVSGVCILLNLAEVFYLVGKACFKRLHKGPWFQQKLVVGK, from the coding sequence ATGAGCTGGGCCTCCTTTTACGCCGTGATTAGTGGCATCAACAGACACTCCACGGGAATCGGTCGCATTTGGCTCTCTGTGCTGTTCATTTTCCGCATCACGGTGCTGGTGGTGGCCGCCGAGAGCGTGTGGGGCGACGAGAAATCCGGTTTTACCTGCAACACCCAGCAGCCGGGCTGCAACAGCGTGTGTTACGACCACTTCTTCCCTATTTCTCACATCCGCCTGTGGGCCCTGCAGCTGATTCTGGTGTCCACTCCggccttgctggtcgccatgcACGTGGCCCACCGGCGGCACGTGGACAAGAGGCTCTACAAGCTATCGGGGAAGAGCAACCCCAAAGAACTGGAGCagatcaaaagccaaaaaattaaaatctccGGCGCCCTCTGGTGGACTTACGTCATCAGCTTGGTATTCCGGGTCACGTTCGAGGTGGTCTTTATGTACGTCTTCTACATGATCTACCCCGGGTACAAGATGATCCGTTTGGTCAAGTGCGACTCGTACCCGTGCCCCAACACGGTGGACTGCTTCGTGTCCAGGCCGACGGAGAAAACAGTCTTCACCGTCTTCATGCTGGCCGTGTCGGGCGTTTGCATTCTGCTCAACCTTGCCGAAGTCTTCTACTTGGTGGGGAAGGCCTGCTTCAAGCGCCTGCACAAAGGGCCTTGGTTCCAACAGAAGCTGGTAGTAGGAAAATAG